In the genome of Candidatus Obscuribacterales bacterium, one region contains:
- a CDS encoding (2Fe-2S) ferredoxin domain-containing protein, which produces MMTKENLFLCMGSACHQLGVYEVLPKLQSLIQTHELESVVELKGSFCLETCSHGIVMKLGDRCFLDISPQNVETIFTQDILPEIQETLARSP; this is translated from the coding sequence ATGATGACCAAGGAAAACTTATTTCTCTGCATGGGATCCGCCTGTCACCAGCTAGGGGTCTATGAAGTTTTACCCAAGCTGCAGTCCTTAATCCAAACCCATGAGCTTGAAAGCGTTGTCGAACTCAAAGGATCCTTCTGCCTAGAAACCTGTAGCCATGGCATTGTCATGAAGCTGGGCGATCGCTGCTTTTTAGACATTAGCCCTCAAAACGTAGAAACCATCTTCACCCAAGATATTCTGCCGGAAATTCAGGAAACCCTGGCGCGATCGCCCTAG
- a CDS encoding PAS domain-containing protein has protein sequence MSDPHSNHLWRLLWDYDPNGLIVVDANFYVKLVNPAFCTMFQVNGDDIIGQPASTILDSMDDFQQAWDKDMVVRQTREYPSYNLFVKQVVFSIEEEGVIACIMVDFSHELSQRHELQKLKRDTIRKVNEVVDHQMKVVQEIAGLLGETTAETKVSLLKIIQMLEKEVL, from the coding sequence ATGTCTGACCCCCATTCCAATCATCTCTGGCGACTGCTGTGGGACTATGATCCCAACGGTTTAATTGTGGTGGACGCCAATTTCTACGTCAAACTGGTGAACCCTGCTTTCTGCACCATGTTCCAGGTGAATGGCGACGACATCATCGGACAGCCTGCCTCTACTATCCTAGATAGCATGGACGATTTTCAGCAAGCCTGGGACAAGGATATGGTTGTACGTCAGACTCGGGAATATCCTTCCTATAATCTATTTGTGAAGCAGGTGGTTTTTTCGATTGAGGAAGAAGGGGTGATCGCCTGCATTATGGTAGATTTCAGCCACGAACTAAGCCAGCGGCACGAGTTGCAAAAGCTGAAGCGAGATACGATTCGCAAAGTTAATGAAGTCGTTGATCATCAAATGAAGGTGGTGCAGGAAATTGCTGGATTACTGGGAGAAACCACAGCGGAAACGAAGGTGAGCCTGCTGAAAATTATTCAGATGCTGGAAAAAGAGGTTCTTTAG
- a CDS encoding Ni/Fe hydrogenase subunit alpha produces MSKTVVIDPVTRIEGHAKISIFLNDAGEVDDARFHVVEYRGFEKFCEGRPFTEMAGITARICGICPVSHLLAAAKTGDKILAVKIPVAAEKLRRMMNLAQITQSHALSFFHLSSPDFLLGWDSDPAKRNVFGLIAADPDLARAGIRLRQFGQTIIELLGARKIHAAWAVPGGVRSPLSEEGRTWIRDRLPESFETITTALNLFKTLIDQQLKDEIGIFGEFPSLFMGLVGEDGKWDHYGGHLRFVDSNGSVIADGLSEDDYASFLGEAVEKWSYLKFPYYKPLGYPAGIYRVGPLARLNVCRYIGTPKADQELKEFRDRAGGVPTSSFLYHYARLIEILACLEHIQDLVNDPDIVSTRVRAEGGVNELEAIGVSEAPRGTLFHHYKVDEHGLIQKVNLIIATGQNNLAMNKTVAQIAKHYIHNSDIPEGFLNRVEAGIRCFDPCLSCSTHAAGQMPLHVQLLGSDGHVIQEVFRD; encoded by the coding sequence TGTCATTGATCCGGTCACTCGCATTGAGGGCCATGCCAAGATATCTATTTTCCTTAACGATGCGGGGGAAGTAGATGACGCTCGGTTTCACGTGGTGGAATATAGAGGCTTTGAAAAATTCTGTGAGGGACGACCCTTTACAGAAATGGCCGGCATTACGGCGCGCATCTGCGGCATCTGTCCTGTCAGCCACCTACTGGCCGCTGCCAAAACCGGCGATAAGATCCTAGCCGTGAAAATTCCCGTGGCGGCGGAAAAGCTGCGGCGGATGATGAACCTAGCTCAGATCACCCAGTCCCATGCCCTATCGTTCTTCCACCTCAGCAGTCCTGATTTTCTGCTGGGTTGGGATAGCGACCCAGCTAAGCGCAATGTCTTTGGTCTGATTGCTGCCGACCCAGATCTAGCGCGGGCCGGTATTCGTCTGCGTCAGTTTGGGCAAACGATTATCGAACTGCTGGGGGCACGCAAAATCCATGCCGCTTGGGCGGTACCCGGCGGGGTGCGATCGCCCCTATCGGAAGAGGGACGTACCTGGATTCGCGATCGCCTCCCAGAATCCTTTGAAACAATCACCACCGCGCTGAACCTCTTCAAAACCTTGATCGATCAGCAACTGAAGGATGAGATCGGCATTTTTGGCGAATTTCCCTCCTTATTTATGGGACTGGTCGGCGAAGATGGTAAGTGGGATCACTACGGTGGTCATCTACGCTTTGTCGATAGCAACGGCTCCGTGATTGCCGATGGTCTCAGCGAAGACGACTACGCTAGCTTCCTTGGTGAAGCGGTGGAAAAATGGTCGTACCTGAAATTCCCCTATTACAAACCCTTGGGCTATCCCGCCGGCATCTATCGAGTGGGGCCCCTGGCACGGCTCAACGTCTGCCGCTACATCGGCACCCCTAAAGCCGATCAGGAACTGAAAGAATTCCGCGATCGCGCCGGTGGCGTACCTACCTCGTCGTTCCTCTACCACTATGCTCGCCTGATTGAAATCCTAGCCTGTTTGGAACATATCCAAGATCTCGTCAACGATCCTGATATTGTCTCCACCCGTGTTCGTGCCGAGGGTGGGGTGAATGAACTGGAAGCGATCGGCGTCAGCGAAGCTCCCCGAGGTACTCTATTCCACCACTATAAGGTCGATGAACATGGTCTAATTCAAAAGGTGAATCTGATTATTGCCACCGGGCAAAATAACTTAGCTATGAATAAAACCGTGGCGCAAATTGCCAAACACTATATTCATAACTCAGATATTCCCGAAGGATTCCTCAACCGTGTGGAAGCCGGCATCCGCTGCTTCGATCCCTGTCTATCTTGCTCCACCCACGCTGCCGGACAGATGCCCCTCCATGTGCAGCTTCTGGGCTCCGATGGTCACGTGATTCAGGAGGTGTTTCGCGATTAG